The window aatgatatcaAACAAGAAACAAATGTTGATAATGAAGAAGAAAcattaaatgttattaatttaattgctggtgaaaaaaaaaatataacagatGATACAATATTACCAATAATTGAATCATTTGATACATCAATTAATCATTATccagttgataaaattattaatgatgaacTATTagatgatataaatttaaataatttaaatgatgatgataaaaattgtcaacCAGCTGTATCATGCAATggtttaacattttttattggcTCAAGATTAGAAGCTAAAGATTATCACAATCAAtggtaattattgttttataaatttttattattagtgttaatatatgtgtatatttaattgacatttttatttatttaattaaacaggTTTCCAGCTAAAGTTGTAGAAATTGATTGGACTGAACGTGAAATTCTTATACATTTTGATAAATGGAATTCACGTTATGACGAGTGGATCCCTATTGATAGTTCAAGACTTAGAAAAATACAACCACCATCTAggtatgttgttgttgttgctttaattaacaattaaattcatcatttagtttaattttttttatcttttaataatactatttcatttaataatttttatcattttttttttgttttttttccatcgTCCAGCGAGCAGACGCTGGTATCACCAACTCCGTAAGTTTTTTTGAGattaatattatgtaaaataatctcgagaaaatttaaacataaagttcatgataataatttttttttttaattagtttaaattattcaatctactttaattttgttgaatttttttttttcgaaatttcaaTTAGAGCCATActtatatattgattaaattttttattagtttattttattttagttttttttttttttgtaacaaaaaTAAGCATGATACACACctgagatttaaaaaatgcccgctcaaattaattttatgggGTTGTATCAATGCGAAAGTTTGACGCGAGTTTAGTGGCGTTGTGCTTCCATTGTCgttttaaccaaaaaaaaaaaaaaaaagccaaatcaaattttataaacaaagttttatttttaaaattttttttaaacaaaggaTAGTtgaataatagttttttaaatattacagaAATACAAATATGCGAGAATTTATTGTTGGTGATAGAGTTCTAGCAACATGGGCTGATGGAAGAAAATATCCAGCAAGAGTTTGTGCTGTTTTGGGAAATGGTAAGTATTGTGTTTGTAACCTAGCCTCATCTGTTTAACAATTTCATGTACATACTGTAAAGATATATACTCCAATGAGTGTATGACAAAGACaaacatataattattatctttggaCAGATTTGACGTTTGcactaaaaataaactaataccattttaacataaatattttggttcatttttttttttaaatattgctctaattatgttgaattttattcaacagaTCGATATGATGTTTTGTTTGATGACGGTTATGCCAAGGTTGTGAAATCATCTAAAATGACTAAAATTGCTGATACATCAAACAAGGTAGGTCTAATGTTAGTGAGGttatgtttttattcatttaaagaCAAGCTAAAACATTAATCACAATATTTGATTAATCATCTCTGATTCAttgatctaaaaaatatattatattgatgaattGGTCAATAATTCATAAACACAAGTAGACAGTTTGatttcatttcatttgattttctATAATTGGTTTATGTTACACTACTccattttataaagttttcttgttttttttttctttcttttttgtgCTTTCAAGTTGCTTGGATTGGatctttaataatttgataatattacaagtattgtttattaatacctttggataattatttagtttaagaaagtgttaaaaataatctcaattatagcattaaaaatatgacaaGCAAATCAACtgtcaatattttaattttgttgtgtttgataaatcaatttaattatagaaAGAAACAACAATGGAACAAGACACATATATAGGAAGTAAACAAGAACGTAGAGATAAAAAACGTAAACATACAGTTATAGATTTATTTAGtcgtaaaaaaacaaaatctgaAACAccagaaaaacaaattattaaaaaagaagatacacttgatattgttgatacaattaatggtgataataatgaagCTGAAACAACTGTATATTATGATTCTGGTGTtgaacaatcaaaaaattttgattctataaaacaaacaaaacaaaaaataccaaaaattaaaaaagaatcacCAAAATATGATTTACTTGATCAAGATGATGATAGTCCTGAGTGGGTTGATGGTGAACCAAAAGGAGTTGAATCATTTACAGTTGATGGTAATAATGGTGAGATCAAccactatttatttaaattattacatttatttatataaaaacaatattttaattattatttctttgttgttattattaggAACAAGAAGATCAATAATTGTAGCAGATAAAAGAATACCAGATGGTTGGGAAAGACATTTTACACAACGTCGAAGTGGTAATTCAGCTGGTAAATGGGATGTTTTATTTATGCATATAgaaagtggaaaaaaatttcgtaCAAAAAGTGATGTTAGAACATTTTTTCATACACAATTACATACTGATTTTGATCCAGAAATGTTTGATTTTTgtatacatagaaaaaaacGTTTAAGTATTGCTAAgccaaaaattgaattatcaagtgaaccaactaaaaaaattaaaacactttTACCAAAGACTAAACTACTTTTaccacaatcatcatcatcatcatcatgttcaTCGTCAACGTCAAcgtcatcatcaacattaacagcaacatcaacaacaccatcattgacatcatcaattgataattctTCATTGACACCTGCTGGTTCAATGAATACTCCAGCTACACCATTTTCTTCAGTATCTACTCCAGTTAACAACACATGTAAGTTatctttatctatttttaaaattaacaaaaaatatatttatatatattctgaattggttttgttttttgtttttgctaACATCAGCAATGAcatattgtaagtataaaattgttgtgttaattcaaaacaattaaaaataaaacaaaattaaaattcataaaatgataaattaatgttttttttttttccaatagcTGTCTATATTGGTtcgttgaaaattgaaatggTGGATGATTCATATAAATGTCCAAAAGAAGGCTGTGCAAAAACAGTCCGTAAAGAAAATCTTTTACAAATGCATGTTAAACATTATCATCCAGAGTATGCAAAATATTTAGGCTCAACACCAAATGTTGCTGATCTTGCATATGCAAGAACAATTGGTGAACCAGTTGTTGATGCAACACCAAAATCACGTTTTTCAGAAAAACGTAAATCACTTCAAGAAAAACCAATAGCATTGTCATTTGTTAATTCACCTAGTCAAAGTGTGTCTGTTGCATCTACAGTTATatcagataataatattgtatctGATACAGTTAATGGTCAtgttaatgatattaaaaaatttgaaatgatGTCACCAACAAGAAATTtagatcatgatgatgatgtcgtTAAAAGAAATGAGGCAAATTGTGCAATGTCACCTGGTACATTATTTGATATGAAAATAAGAGAAGAAAAAACTCAAACTGgtattaaaacattattaccAGTGAGATCTATTATTTCTACtgatgtaattaaaaatgataaattaaaattacttgatgAAACACATATTGAAAAAGGAAGAGGTCATAGAAAACGACAGCTATCAGAGTACAGTTCTGATGCatcaacaaaaagtaaaaaacgtcaaggtattttattttttatttaaatattagttgttttttaattttgtttcattttttaactattaaaatCATTGTGTTATCAGGCATACTAGAGCTCACTGATGACTATGGAGATCTAGATGACAGTGCACTTGATGCTGAGGGTCCAGCTGAACCAGTCTACAGATTTAGTCGACGTAAATCAGATACAAAAAGTGATGATAATAGTCAAAGCAGTAagtcaattataaaaaacattaaacattatatttttttaaaaagtattattttatgattttatatttctttttattttatttattttttcatcacacTGTAGGTCAGCTAAATGATTCGCCagacaaaaaaatagagtGTACTccaaatgataattatcaaatcaTGTCAGAaggttattaattattgtttatatattttattttaattatctactgttttttttttttattcaacatacAAAAAACTAATGtactaattgtttttttcttgtttgatTATTTCTAGATGGTGAGGGtgttatgatgatgattaatgGTGAAATGGTTAAAgttgaacaattaaaaagagaagaaataataaattgtacatGTGGTTATAGTGAAGAAGATGGTTTAATGATACAGTGTGATTTGTGTTTATGTTGGCAACATGGCCATTGTAATGAAATTGAACGTGAAAAAGATGTAcctgataaatatatatgttatatTTGTCGTCATCCGTATCGTCAACGTCcatcacaaaaatatattcatgatCAAGATTGGATTAAAGAAGGTAAACttccaattttatcaaatcgaACAAAAGATCAAACAGCTATTAATAAAAGAACAGCAATGTTAAAACGTTCATATGATCTTGTtggttcattattaaaaattcaacaaatgctACATAGTCTtagagttaaaataaatattgcacgTAATAAAGATCatccaaaattatatttatggtCTAAAAATTGGGATAAATCAGATATTGTTGAGAAAGATACAAATCCAATTccaattttagaaataattaaaaaacaagaagacaatgaattatcaataaatttacaaaataataataataattccataaaagaagaaataattgatgatcaaaaaattgttgaaaaaaattcagatgataaattaatatcatcagaTAGTGAGTTAATGAAAATACTTGAAGAAGATACAAATACAATGtcagatgatttaaaaatgtcaattattaaaaaagaagatattaaagaaaatatatttcatgatgtattattaaaatcagatgataaattatttaattgtgatgataaaaaatttgatgattttgttaattttaatgataatgatttaattgataaaaaaacatttttggataatgaaaatattgatattaaaccaATGTTATCTATGGTGCCTGCTCAACCATTTATACCAGAACCAGAAGCACCAATTAATCCAGCAGAATGTCGTTTACGTTTACTTGAACATGTTGAACACTTTCAAAAACATCTTGATGCATTGTTAACAAATGTTGAAGTTCAAGTTTGTGCTTTAGAAGCTATGGACTCTGATGATACTACTCAAGAAACAGATATTGAtccaaaaacaaaacaaacaattcAAATGTTAATGAGAGATCTTAATTCATTACGAAAACTTGCTGCCTTGTGTTAATAATTaccattaatttcattattaaattgttatgtgctttatttaaatttaatattatataattgtcGTAAGTCTTTACTTtctgtaatattatattgtatgtAAATATGTAGATGGTAACTCAGTATTTTAATACTCAACTAATATTtcaaagttgaataaaaacaaaaaaaaaacaacaataataaaattactgtatgtttaaattaaaaattatttataaaagtcgtaatttattcataaataaatacgtGAGCTTTGTATTACGTacaaaatgtataataaaacaaaaattatgaatatatatttcatttttaattaattataattatatgataatctttgtttttgttgataatccttttttttttgacagaaattatttattcaaaaaaataaaaaaaacagacaaTTATTCatcgtattaatttttaataatttatttaatacaaaaatatttatttataaattattatagttttattgttgacaataataattattattattatcaataataataataatgcttttgtttattattattattattattattataaaaaataactgcGCAGTTAATTTTAGTTCACGTTGCCACCAAATGGCAGCACAgtcgtaatttttattttctcaagtgaaaaaaatctCCGATGACTTCTACAatgcaaaatagaaaaaaggtaaataaatattgttattaataatataatttgttaatttctattaaataaatgaccgTGTTTACGAGGATTGTATAATTAACTTCAATCAatgtcagaaaaaaaaaatatttagataaattgattattgagGTTAGGTTTGTGTTGTTCTAGAccggtaaataaatatttacaaaaatttgcACTCATTCGGGTTTAAACTatcaaattttcatattatttatcaatttattcattatctaTTCAATTATTGTgcatttattagtttatttattgttttatttgtcattaattgAGGATCAGAATTGTTGTCATTTACGGCCCtataagataaattattttggagATAAAATGTAGTTTGAGACTTGAGTGCTCCataatgtattaattaataattattgtttatgaatatgttgtttattaagttaataatgttatttgttgtttgttaacaattattgtgctgatattataatttttatttttttatctttacagATTTCAAGAAGTGTGACCTggtattgtttgaaaaatatggCTGGACAAGTAGCAAAGATCTCGGTTCTAATAAATGGtggtaaatatattcattttattattatttaataattttttttatttattcaacatttcGCTAAAATGTTTTTGTGTCACTAATTACAGATATTGGGTAATTTAAAGCTGATCAAGACTGAGTATCAATTAAGCTTTTGATCAATAAGCAAGTGCTCATAAATTAACAGATAACCACTGTTGAAAGCACGTAATGATGCTGCTGCTGATGGTGATAAAAGGTACCTAAGTTTCAGTTGTTTTATTGAcaaattgtttgaaaattgATTATCTCAATTTCAAGCAATTGAGTAATTTATCATGAAACGCGTTTAATtaggaaataaaattgatggtattttatattaaatactgaCCTAATTAAAGTAAAGAAACTACAGGGTGATAGTAGTTCAATTATAAATCGATTAATAGCATTATATTTCAcgattatttagaaaaaaaaaaatttcattaaagcTTGTCAcctgattttattattaataaaatcaaatatactAATAAAATGAATCGTTGAGCACCGGAGTAAGCAGAATCAACTGCCACGAGTAGAAAATATTCGATGAAAAAAATCCTTTTGAATGAGACACAATGTTTTCATCCAACAATTGGATAGAcagttgttattttaaatgaaatttaattgattcgctaatttttttgttaacaataAATCCTAATTAGTCCACATTTATGATTTGCTAAAATGATatcgttaaataaataattaaaaatgagcaaaacaaaatttatctgGTAGATTTTAGCTTGGAGCTTAGTTTAAAattgagataaataaatactcaaacaacaaaaataataataatttttatcattttatttttttatattttagtttgtgCAAATTAAAATCATCCGAGAATCATTATGGACAGACACGAGTGGCAGCATTTAAACATTTCACTTGTCTACTAatgaaatcataaaaaattgatgattcagACAGTGAATGAGAGCATCATCTGAACACCTTTCTTCATAAATCTGCTTGAATATAAGGTAAGAGGCCTTCTGGTCATTAATTTAATCACCTCTTCAGGTTAAAAGGCATCATCAACATTGTTACTTTAAACAATCTATGGCGATAATATTCTTTAATCCTACATGATAATttccaatatattattttcgttATTTATCTATTGGAAATTTTATCATACCTATACATTtaacttgttattttattgtcgggtccaaaaataaaaaattgttgacgTTTAACATTAAAAGAGCCAATGAATCTCACGTGCCAGAGTTAACGACTCAAGTACCAGTGACCCTGGCTTCAATtgattcaagaaataaaatttaaaaaaataaataaactaataatgaaaatccacattattaatactattattctaaaaatattatacgtGTCATCAGCTTGCagtattgtttaattaactGTTCTTTTTTCTGTATCATCACAATCGAGGCGTTAGGAAAGTATTACAGGAAGTATCTTGTTATATTCAAATCATATATTGTTCCCAGACTAAAATCTTCcggtatttttaatattaaaaattcatatatgataaaatgtaaaaagaagaaaaaaatcccCCCCTCCCCATATTATTACTCAACTTattaattacataataatatatttatcttgaaaaaaaaccaaacaatttcatttatttaaacgaaaaaaaaactgaatagtTTTCTTACGTGAAaggaaaattatttagataatgaattaaaaatatttaattgataaaatttgcaaGTCAAAgtcaaggaaaaaattaaataactaaaatttattattaaaagtattgaaatgtattaagaaaaaaaaggaattagTATAGATAGACTCAATAgacattatattatatatataaatgtaaaagtaCATTGATGCAGTTGTTGAGACGATAAAGATTATAAGGAGAGACATTGAAGTAATATGTACAtgagagagataaaaaaatgagaggGGTAAAACTTGAAGAGTCAGTGgcacatatatgtatatatatatacaattttttttatattagtacatgatgatgattatgatgtgTGTATGGGGGTTTATATAACTCGGGCATTAGTCAAGATGACGTAATTTGTTCTACACTGATATTTGCCTTCAAATAGAGTGACTGCACTGtcttatgtatatatatttatgtcggtgaatatatatatacgtataatACAATTACACATATGCTAAATAAGATAAGCCTTGAACTGTTGTTGCACCATTACAAACTTGACAagtacaattttaaatttctctcTCTCTGTCTCTCCTcctatacacacacacacacatgtcttcttcttttttttatgtttaattaaatcattatttatattttttaattaatcttgataattaagtgtagattttttattttataatttgttttttaaattttctatcgGTGTTTACTTTGGTTTTTCCTTCACCTCTTGACACACCACTAatgtcattatttaaaaattgattaactaTGCATAACTAAGGCTAAAGACCTTAtcgatcatcatcatcattacgtgaatgaattttcataaattacattATTGCTGATTAATATAACAACAAGTTATTCATTGactgttgaaattttttatttaaatattttttattttttttaataattcaataatttttattaaatttttttaaattataaattatgcattaattatttagagaGGGtagattttatattaaaaaaaaaatcattgaaaatattttaaccaCGTGTGTATGTGAATTTAAACTCGGTGAAAGTCAACATAATTGGTCATGagttttacaacaaaaaaaatgaggataaaaataataataataaatataaataaacggatgttaataaaatgtttgtcTGATATATGTAGGTCAGTAACTTCTTCATTCCTTTTCactgtgagaaaaaaaacgaaaaaaaaaaaaaaaaaattcaacttgttTCATTACATCGTAAACTTGTCTTGATAATTCAACTTTTATAATTACtgattaatatcaaataatttaatttacattacagttattatttaactgatcaaaaatttatacagtcACATTATTGTGAAAGTTTTAcctcattttttatatatttttttttccatcatcaaacgtatattttaaaagataaattataaaaattttctttttttacaagtttaaatttgttgaatcaaaataataataataataatatttaaaaagaaactttttaaagttttataatgtttaaatataaataaaagtaaatttcatttttatttttatacttgatgAAAATCGTAAAATCAATTGCAATTTTGTGACAATAAAatgttcttttattttttttaatgctgtGTAATGTTGTCGATTACGTAAATCGCACCAAAATGAAACTTAGTAGCTATAGATGCATATGAAACAAGAGGTCAaccatatttaattttttttagtctgtatgccttttttttacatagtttaatacataattattatcgtcaaaagattgaaaatttgatattCGGTTTAAATTTAAGTcgcaatatatttttgttaaataaatatataagtaaaaaatacatagtgtattttaaaattttatatttccaatattaaaacaaagttatgaaaattttttttgtgttttcgtttcaataaatattaattattattcaacgaaaaaaaaaaaacgaaaagtatgaatcataaaaatttccggttaaataaattgtcaagtgTTGAataatgatgttgaaaaaaaataaatcattaattttcatacttgaaaaattttttttttacgagacAAATTAacatatagttttaaaaaatacggactataaatttaaaaaaaaaatttccaatagAAATTTCAAATCCATACCAACAGTAAATTAACTGTCTCAAAAttccctgttttttttttttaaatatatataaataagtgttcttcaaaaaataaatttcaataattaatttcccctgaatttttaaaattttgacgGATATCTGACGATGTCTAAGTTGACTCATTAAAAAGTCATGCACCAGGTGAATAATTTCTCGTATAAATAgctgttttaaaattaaaaaagaaaatcccAAAGCCAAGAATGTTGTTGACCAAcaaatttagtaattttaaaatatttacaatatacattaaaaacatgcaaaaaaattcaagacacattcaataaatctaaaaaatcttaccattaatttatcactatttgcatttgttaaaatagctaataaattttatgaataataatcataatataaaacattttCATTGATGTTAATTGTTAAACGACTTTATCCGcatgatattgttgattttttaattttaaagtatGCTAGTGCATTAGCAAATAGCTTTTCTTgattttcttcttcattatATTGTACATACAATGTtgtgatgtatatatatagtgtCATTGGTGCTGCGGCATCACAAAACGTCTGCAAAAGCTGGCAAATGCGTCAGAAAAACCAGGCGCAACTGACCTCGTTACATAACTATAGCCACTTGAGgtaacatatatgtatatatcagTAACAATTTGCCCTCGCGCgaactttattttatactttctatatatatttatcatttacaacaatgttatatttttataatatatattgtatataattttatttatcaaattcacaatcaaacaaataatcaagttCAAAAACATTCATAGTTTgatttgagctttttttgtatttttattttatcaagcttattttttgaaaatttataattaagctacttttttttctattgttttttataataaataatagatatattttaagaattatattaataatttggaaggaaaataataaaagacaaaaagaTCTATAGCTAAAGACTGGTTATATGACTTGAATTTTGTctctttagtttttttttttttaaaattgtcttATTCTTATAATGAATCGAgtcataagtttttttttttttatatttttttgcttgaaCCGGACGTCGTTTTATCATCTAGAAAGACTGGCATATTTGAAATGAGACGCTTGACATGTGTCATTGACAAATCatctaaaaacaattttacataaattttgcATAAAAATTCTAAAGATATATATAGTACTTAtgtataatgataaattgtttttaaataattttaaatattttttcttaatgagttttaattatatattttaattgtttaaataattttataaattgaatcaatGCTTTCTTTTTCGTATGGTATtaacatgaaatttaaaaaaaatatatattttggtgCCAGTGTGTTCACCAACcttgacaaataatttcatttcgtCTGTATATCTActaatgactttttttttacttaattgcacaaaacattaaaattattataacacgCGCagtttaaacataaaaattttccatcaattattcttattattaaaaaaaatcttttcaattcatatttaattttttaactcagGGTCAATTTAACTcccacaaaaaaattcaattaatcacCCACcaacatgttaaaaaaaaattaactaaatataattaatttacattaataaaaataataaaaaatgagttttaatttataaattttgtcgGAAAAAATTCgctgaaacaaaaataaaaaaaaaaaaaaacggaattatatgattattcCCGACCTAGGCTTTATTTGACCGTGACAGagaaatttttgattatcttTTTTACCCTAAAAATTTGCTACAAAAATAATacccaaaataaaaaaaaaaattaatcagtgaatatttaatataaataatcatgttttattaaattcaaaaagcaCATTTATCAGACACTTGAgaatataagtatataataGAGCGACGACTTGGAGTCTgcgtcaaaaatatttttcgttttacCAGGGACCAACAAGAGAAACGAAATAAGCtcgattgatttttttcataaactcaGTAAATTCACATCTTGCATTAACacctcaaaaaaataaaaaacaaaataattaaattatcctTTAAAttcacgataaaaaaaaataaaataaatgaaaaaaaatttaatcatattaattttgtgtatgcatataaaaataaaat is drawn from Aphidius gifuensis isolate YNYX2018 linkage group LG3, ASM1490517v1, whole genome shotgun sequence and contains these coding sequences:
- the LOC122852461 gene encoding uncharacterized protein LOC122852461 isoform X3, which codes for MARKCCVKNCDIDDNYINNNEYIKFHNFTYNSDDVKNNWIVNCDIDNCELTLNIVICNRHFKRTDYETIKGHELILKKNAVPSVFHDYDKHPDPITMPVRILNGSYNQQDLDKNKSIIPNLNRTESPSLNDSSGETCNSRPESSTGSIHQLESSDDIDNDIKQETNVDNEEETLNVINLIAGEKKNITDDTILPIIESFDTSINHYPVDKIINDELLDDINLNNLNDDDKNCQPAVSCNGLTFFIGSRLEAKDYHNQWFPAKVVEIDWTEREILIHFDKWNSRYDEWIPIDSSRLRKIQPPSSEQTLVSPTPNTNMREFIVGDRVLATWADGRKYPARVCAVLGNDRYDVLFDDGYAKVVKSSKMTKIADTSNKKETTMEQDTYIGSKQERRDKKRKHTVIDLFSRKKTKSETPEKQIIKKEDTLDIVDTINGDNNEAETTVYYDSGVEQSKNFDSIKQTKQKIPKIKKESPKYDLLDQDDDSPEWVDGEPKGVESFTVDGNNGTRRSIIVADKRIPDGWERHFTQRRSGNSAGKWDVLFMHIESGKKFRTKSDVRTFFHTQLHTDFDPEMFDFCIHRKKRLSIAKPKIELSSEPTKKIKTLLPKTKLLLPQSSSSSSCSSSTSTSSSTLTATSTTPSLTSSIDNSSLTPAGSMNTPATPFSSVSTPVNNTSVYIGSLKIEMVDDSYKCPKEGCAKTVRKENLLQMHVKHYHPEYAKYLGSTPNVADLAYARTIGEPVVDATPKSRFSEKRKSLQEKPIALSFVNSPSQSVSVASTVISDNNIVSDTVNGHVNDIKKFEMMSPTRNLDHDDDVVKRNEANCAMSPGTLFDMKIREEKTQTGIKTLLPVRSIISTDVIKNDKLKLLDETHIEKGRGHRKRQLSEYSSDASTKSKKRQGILELTDDYGDLDDSALDAEGPAEPVYRFSRRKSDTKSDDNSQSSQLNDSPDKKIECTPNDNYQIMSEDGEGVMMMINGEMVKVEQLKREEIINCTCGYSEEDGLMIQCDLCLCWQHGHCNEIEREKDVPDKYICYICRHPYRQRPSQKYIHDQDWIKEGKLPILSNRTKDQTAINKRTAMLKRSYDLVGSLLKIQQMLHSLRVKINIARNKDHPKLYLWSKNWDKSDIVEKDTNPIPILEIIKKQEDNELSINLQNNNNNSIKEEIIDDQKIVEKNSDDKLISSDSELMKILEEDTNTMSDDLKMSIIKKEDIKENIFHDVLLKSDDKLFNCDDKKFDDFVNFNDNDLIDKKTFLDNENIDIKPMLSMVPAQPFIPEPEAPINPAECRLRLLEHVEHFQKHLDALLTNVEVQVCALEAMDSDDTTQETDIDPKTKQTIQMLMRDLNSLRKLAALC